A genome region from Brassica oleracea var. oleracea cultivar TO1000 chromosome C2, BOL, whole genome shotgun sequence includes the following:
- the LOC106324026 gene encoding LOW QUALITY PROTEIN: putative cysteine-rich receptor-like protein kinase 35 (The sequence of the model RefSeq protein was modified relative to this genomic sequence to represent the inferred CDS: inserted 1 base in 1 codon; deleted 3 bases in 2 codons): MKLKRSFLPIFLFFLITLHSVSAXICFNGYFQLYSTYDLNRRVLLSSLASNVTTHNGFYSSSMGENSNRIFIIGMCIPGIEPYKCSVCIEGIADHMLSRCSNETIGYDWIDFCMVRYSNVSSSGSLIMERSGVASNSEDVGVDLVVFDRVWDELMLRTITAASNGSSPFAHKYYAAEVASLTTFQTIYAMMQCTPDVSSGDYSAKKGELDWTRRYNIIGGIARGILYLHQDSRLRIIHRDLKASNILLDAGMNPKIADFGTIADFGTARIFGVDQSQDETKRICGTHGYMSPEYAMHGHFSMKSDVYSFGILVLEIISGRKNSSRYHIDDFSGNLVTQAWRLWRNESPLKIVDPTIGDISEAIRCIHIALLCVQEDPTDRPLLPAIIVMLTSNTTTLPVPQAPGYFLSTRQELNPRVLESTQSTNRSISCSINDVTITDIDPR; this comes from the exons ATGAAGCTCAAGAGATCATTTTTACCAATCTTCTTGTTTTTCCTTATAACCTTACACTCTGTTTCTG AAATCTGCTTCAATGGTTACTTTCAACTCTATTCTACTTACGACTTAAACCGTCGTGTACTCCTCTCATCGCTTGCTTCTAATGTCACAACTCACAACGGATTTTACAGCTCCTCCATGGGCGAAAATTCCAACCGAATCTTCATCATTGGCATGTGCATCCCTGGGATTGAACCATATAAATGTTCAGTTTGCATTGAAGGCATAGCCGACCACATGTTAAGTCGCTGTTCTAACGAAACCATTGGTTATGATTGGATAGATTTTTGTATGGTTCGTTATTCCAACGTTTCCTCCTCTGGATCACTTATTATGGAACGATCAGGAGTGGCGTCCAACTCTGAGGATGTCGGTGTTGATTTGGTAGTGTTCGATAGAGTCTGGGATGAGTTAATGCTCCGTACGATCACTGCAGCTTCAAATGGATCATCACCGTTTGCACATAAGTACTACGCAGCTGAGGTTGCTTCCTTGACAACTTTCCAAACTATATACGCAATGATGCAGTGTACACCTGATGTTTCTTCAGGGGATT ACTCTGCAAAGAAAGGTGAACTAGACTGGACAAGACGGTACAACATTATCGGAGGAATAGCTCGTGGGATTTTATATCTCCACCAAGATTCGAGGCTTAGAATTATACACCGCGATCTAAAAGCGAGTAACATCCTCTTAGATGCCGGTATGAATCCCAAAATAGCAGATTTTGGCACT ATAGCAGATTTTGGCACTGCGAGGATTTTTGGAGTTGATCAATCCCAAGACGAGACA AAAAGAATCTGCGGAACACA TGGTTACATGTCTCCAGAGTATGCAATGCATGGCCATTTTTCGATGAAATCTGATGTCTATAGCTTTGGAATATTGGTTTTGGAGATTATAAGTGGCAGAAAGAATAGCAGTCGTTACCACATTGATGATTTTTCTGGGAATTTGGTCACACAA GCTTGGAGGCTTTGGAGAAACGAGTCTCCATTAAAAATCGTGGATCCTACCATAGGAGATATTTCTGAAGCTATTAGATGCATCCATATTGCACTATTATGTGTTCAAGAAGATCCAACAGATCGTCCATTGTTACCAGCGATCATTGTGATGCTCACTAGTAATACAACCACTTTACCTGTGCCTCAAGCGCCCGGATATTTCCTCTCAACCAGGCAAGAATTGAACCCTCGGGTTTTGGAGTCTACGCAATCCACAAACAGATCTATTTCATGTTCTATCAATGATGTGACAATTACAGATATAGATCCTCGTTGA